One stretch of Verrucomicrobiia bacterium DNA includes these proteins:
- a CDS encoding N-acetyltransferase — protein sequence MSLHIRPEKPQDIPEIHRLHVAAFGGPGEARLVDALRAADALTVSLVAEEGGAVIGHIAFSPLEIIVEDGTTRGLALAPVGILPAHQRRGIGSRLIKAGLDEARRLGWEIVIVLGHHDYYPRFGFVTAKPHGILCPFEVPDEAFMVLELQSGSMARHHGMVKYHAAFSAL from the coding sequence ATGTCACTGCACATCCGGCCAGAGAAACCGCAGGACATCCCGGAAATCCATCGCTTGCACGTCGCTGCCTTCGGTGGCCCGGGTGAAGCGCGATTGGTGGATGCTTTACGTGCTGCGGATGCGCTAACCGTTTCCTTGGTGGCAGAGGAGGGCGGGGCTGTCATCGGTCACATCGCTTTCAGTCCGTTGGAGATCATCGTCGAGGACGGCACGACGCGCGGATTGGCGCTGGCACCGGTTGGTATATTGCCTGCGCATCAAAGACGTGGCATCGGCTCACGCCTGATCAAGGCTGGTTTGGATGAAGCGCGTCGGCTTGGTTGGGAGATAGTTATCGTCTTGGGCCATCATGATTACTACCCGCGCTTCGGTTTCGTCACCGCCAAGCCGCACGGAATCCTTTGCCCGTTCGAAGTTCCTGATGAGGCGTTCATGGTGTTGGAGTTGCAAAGTGGTTCGATGGCTAGGCATCACGGCATGGTGAAGTATCACGCGGCTTTTTCGGCATTGTAG
- a CDS encoding YdjY domain-containing protein — protein MRTILSIIALCLLGISASAQTGSRPLSLDLSKTNSVAPTNTPAKPTLKEISDGVFELGIVRLNKQAKTVSFPAVVNMRGEDIVEYWLVNTGGKIHESVLKTDAEPYHIHLAMLLIGAKGRPNLTPVQRVEDKTTAGDTIALWFEYKDEKGEKVKKRAEETVHDKSTKATMTKGDWTYNGSWIFNGAFVAQRELSIVSNIHDHDALINNPRPKREDDDNWLAETKNLPTNGTPVTVTIELIKPYAKPDKYETKP, from the coding sequence GTGCGTACTATACTTTCCATCATCGCCCTGTGCTTGCTTGGCATTTCTGCTTCAGCGCAAACCGGCAGCCGCCCTTTGTCACTGGACCTTTCCAAGACTAACTCCGTTGCCCCGACCAATACTCCGGCAAAGCCCACCTTGAAGGAGATCTCGGACGGAGTTTTCGAGCTGGGTATCGTGCGCCTGAACAAGCAGGCCAAGACCGTTTCTTTCCCGGCGGTGGTGAACATGCGAGGTGAGGACATCGTGGAATACTGGCTCGTGAACACTGGTGGCAAGATCCATGAGAGCGTTCTAAAGACTGATGCGGAGCCTTACCACATCCATCTCGCCATGCTGCTCATCGGAGCCAAAGGCCGCCCAAATCTCACACCCGTCCAACGCGTTGAAGACAAGACCACGGCAGGCGATACCATCGCCTTGTGGTTCGAGTATAAGGATGAAAAAGGCGAGAAGGTGAAAAAGCGCGCTGAAGAAACCGTTCACGATAAATCCACAAAAGCCACCATGACGAAAGGTGATTGGACCTACAACGGTTCATGGATCTTCAATGGTGCCTTCGTCGCCCAGCGTGAACTCTCCATCGTCTCTAACATCCACGACCACGATGCCCTCATCAACAATCCTCGCCCCAAGCGTGAGGACGATGACAACTGGCTCGCAGAGACCAAAAATCTTCCCACGAACGGAACTCCCGTCACCGTCACCATTGAATTGATCAAGCCGTATGCTAAACCTGATAAATATGAAACCAAGCCGTAA
- a CDS encoding cob(I)yrinic acid a,c-diamide adenosyltransferase, whose translation MSIATKTGDKGTTGLMYNRRVPKSHPRVEAYGCVDELNTALGMARATASHDFVKENLLAIQKDLVTLMGELATGVDDLPRYVKDGFLLVTPAMTAKLDALVKEIEAQKVSFKGWATPGATVHSAALDVARTTCRRAERRVCALHELGALQNDEIIIYLNRLADLLWLFARWVETKEEKPQ comes from the coding sequence ATGAGCATCGCAACGAAGACTGGGGACAAGGGCACGACGGGTTTGATGTACAATCGCCGTGTGCCCAAGAGCCATCCGCGTGTGGAGGCTTACGGTTGCGTGGATGAGCTGAACACCGCTCTTGGCATGGCACGGGCGACGGCCTCACACGATTTCGTGAAGGAGAACTTGCTCGCGATCCAGAAAGACCTCGTGACGTTGATGGGCGAACTGGCCACGGGAGTGGACGACCTGCCGCGTTATGTGAAAGACGGTTTTCTTCTGGTGACACCGGCGATGACGGCGAAGCTGGATGCTCTGGTGAAAGAAATCGAAGCGCAGAAAGTTTCTTTCAAAGGCTGGGCAACGCCGGGCGCTACGGTTCATTCAGCAGCATTGGATGTCGCACGGACGACTTGTCGCCGGGCGGAGCGTCGTGTGTGTGCCTTGCATGAACTGGGGGCTTTGCAGAATGATGAGATCATCATCTACCTGAACCGTCTGGCCGATCTGCTCTGGCTATTCGCCCGCTGGGTGGAGACGAAGGAAGAGAAGCCCCAATAA
- a CDS encoding response regulator produces MRAIRQTQSKGLYIAIALSLGTVAVADYFTALGIAVWIFYLLPLVLTLFLWRPQVPYMVAAIATTLLGLSLLTDEPGISKNVAMLNRAFGLLTIWVTAIIGNQFIRIRLTVRKDQWLQTAQNELSVCMSGDQNLQQLGDSILKFLAEYTEAKAGAIFIQDDSAFKRFGSYALPADAKLPDKFAFGEGLLGQAAKDAKTFIVHDVPTGYLAVGSGLGQTPPRHLLIAAASIDHNVNTVIELGYFEWPDDANVELLTRLSESIAVAVRSAKFRTRLQELLEETQRQAEELQAQSEELRVSNEELEEQGRALKESQARLEQQQAELEQTNAHLEEQTQLLEKQKDDLGVAKDELEKRSHEVEQASRYKSEFLANMSHELRTPLNSSLILAKLLADNKSANLTAEQVKFAQTIHSAGNDLLALINDVLDLSKIESGKMEINLEQVSISRMLENLRNTFQPLAGQKGLTFRVNASADVPEEVETDSQRFEQVLKNLLANAIKFTERGEVTLELTREGGNQISFAVRDTGIGIPKHQQQIIFEPFCQADGTTNRKYGGTGLGLSISREIVSLLGGRITVKSEPGSGSTFTVQLPVKFSSEPLKLAEESPTPASKPKASTESTAPAYHPPHHAPAAIPRRARTFEDDREKLSGDRRIILVVEDDESFARIVYDLARELGFHCLVAVAAEEAVALALQYNPSAVVLDVGLPDHSGLSVLDRLKNDNRTRHIPVHVVSAADYVQTAFSLGAVGYLLKPVKREQLVEAFDKLEIKLSQKLRRVLVVEDDAVQLDSVRKLLASADVETVGAQTASDCLERLKSETFDCMVLDLSLPDQSGLALLETLSKEDSYSFPPVIVYTGRELSSEEEQKLRRYSKSIIIKGAKSPERLLDEVTLFLHQVVEELPPEKQKMLQQARSRDAALEGKRIMIVEDDVRNIFALTSLLEPHGVKLLIARNGREAIETLEKVMPEKGVDLVLMDVMMPEMDGLTAMREIRKRPEWKKLPIISLTAKAMKNDQEQCLEAGANDYMAKPLDVDKLLSLVRVWMPR; encoded by the coding sequence ATGAGGGCCATCCGGCAGACACAATCCAAGGGACTTTACATCGCCATCGCCCTCTCATTGGGCACGGTTGCGGTGGCGGATTACTTCACCGCTTTGGGCATCGCAGTATGGATTTTTTACCTGCTGCCGCTGGTCCTTACACTTTTCCTGTGGCGGCCCCAGGTGCCTTATATGGTTGCCGCCATCGCCACCACCCTGTTGGGCCTCAGCCTCCTGACGGATGAACCCGGCATTTCCAAGAACGTGGCCATGCTGAACCGCGCCTTTGGTCTGCTCACCATCTGGGTCACCGCCATCATCGGCAACCAGTTCATCCGCATCCGCCTGACCGTCCGCAAAGATCAATGGCTCCAGACGGCACAGAACGAATTGAGTGTATGCATGAGCGGCGATCAAAATCTTCAGCAACTGGGTGATAGCATCCTCAAATTCCTCGCTGAATATACCGAGGCCAAGGCGGGAGCCATCTTCATCCAGGATGATAGCGCATTCAAACGCTTTGGTTCCTACGCACTTCCTGCCGACGCCAAACTTCCGGACAAGTTTGCGTTCGGCGAAGGTCTTTTGGGGCAGGCCGCGAAAGACGCCAAAACATTCATCGTCCATGATGTGCCGACCGGCTACCTGGCCGTCGGTTCAGGCTTGGGCCAGACACCGCCCCGCCATCTGCTCATCGCAGCCGCATCTATCGACCACAATGTAAACACCGTGATCGAACTGGGCTATTTCGAATGGCCGGATGATGCCAATGTGGAATTGCTGACCCGCCTCAGCGAATCCATCGCGGTCGCCGTGCGTTCGGCAAAGTTTCGCACCCGCTTGCAGGAACTTCTGGAGGAAACGCAACGTCAGGCCGAAGAGCTGCAAGCTCAGAGCGAAGAACTCCGGGTCTCCAACGAAGAACTCGAAGAACAAGGCCGCGCGCTCAAGGAATCACAAGCCCGGCTGGAACAGCAACAGGCCGAGTTGGAACAGACCAACGCACATCTGGAGGAACAGACGCAACTGCTGGAGAAGCAGAAAGACGATCTCGGAGTGGCAAAGGATGAACTGGAGAAACGTTCCCACGAGGTGGAGCAGGCCAGCCGTTACAAGTCCGAGTTCCTCGCGAACATGTCCCATGAATTGCGCACGCCGCTCAATTCCTCGCTGATCCTCGCCAAGCTGCTGGCGGACAACAAATCTGCCAACCTTACGGCGGAACAGGTGAAGTTCGCGCAAACGATCCACTCCGCTGGCAACGACTTGCTCGCCCTCATCAACGATGTGCTGGACCTCTCGAAGATCGAGTCCGGCAAAATGGAGATCAATCTGGAGCAAGTCTCCATCTCCCGCATGTTGGAGAATCTGCGCAACACCTTCCAGCCTCTCGCCGGTCAGAAAGGCCTGACCTTCCGCGTGAATGCCTCAGCCGATGTGCCGGAAGAGGTCGAGACGGATTCACAACGTTTCGAACAGGTGCTGAAAAACTTGCTCGCCAATGCCATCAAATTCACCGAGCGCGGTGAAGTCACACTGGAACTCACTCGCGAAGGCGGCAACCAGATCAGCTTTGCCGTTCGCGATACCGGCATCGGCATCCCCAAGCACCAGCAGCAGATCATCTTTGAACCGTTCTGCCAGGCGGATGGCACCACGAATCGCAAATATGGTGGAACCGGCCTGGGCCTTTCTATCTCACGTGAGATCGTTTCATTGCTGGGTGGTCGCATCACCGTGAAGAGCGAGCCCGGCAGCGGCAGCACCTTCACCGTTCAGCTGCCGGTGAAGTTCTCCAGCGAGCCGCTGAAGCTGGCGGAAGAATCCCCTACTCCAGCTTCCAAACCAAAAGCTTCTACAGAAAGCACGGCTCCTGCTTATCATCCGCCTCATCACGCTCCAGCAGCCATTCCTCGTCGCGCCCGGACTTTTGAGGATGACCGCGAAAAACTCAGCGGTGATCGCCGCATCATCCTGGTGGTGGAAGATGACGAATCCTTTGCCCGCATCGTTTACGATCTCGCCCGGGAACTTGGCTTCCACTGCCTCGTTGCCGTGGCCGCCGAAGAAGCCGTGGCCTTGGCCCTGCAATACAATCCCAGCGCCGTGGTGCTGGATGTGGGCCTGCCGGATCATTCAGGACTGTCCGTCTTGGACCGCTTGAAGAACGATAACCGCACGCGTCACATCCCGGTCCATGTCGTCTCTGCAGCCGATTATGTGCAGACCGCCTTCTCACTGGGCGCCGTAGGTTATCTGCTCAAGCCCGTCAAACGCGAACAGCTCGTCGAAGCTTTCGACAAGCTGGAGATCAAACTCTCGCAGAAATTGCGGCGCGTTCTTGTGGTGGAAGACGATGCGGTGCAACTCGACAGTGTCAGGAAACTGCTCGCCTCTGCTGACGTGGAAACCGTTGGCGCTCAGACCGCCTCGGATTGCCTTGAGCGCCTGAAGAGCGAGACATTCGATTGCATGGTGCTCGACCTGAGCCTGCCCGATCAATCCGGCCTGGCACTGCTAGAAACTCTGAGCAAAGAGGACTCCTATTCGTTCCCGCCGGTCATCGTTTATACCGGACGCGAACTGTCTTCTGAAGAAGAACAGAAACTCCGCCGCTACTCGAAATCCATCATCATCAAGGGTGCGAAATCGCCTGAACGCCTGCTGGATGAAGTCACCCTCTTCCTGCATCAGGTCGTGGAAGAGTTGCCGCCGGAGAAGCAGAAGATGCTCCAACAGGCCCGCAGCCGTGATGCCGCGCTGGAAGGCAAACGCATCATGATCGTGGAAGATGACGTACGAAATATTTTCGCCCTGACAAGTCTCCTGGAACCGCATGGCGTGAAACTGCTCATCGCCCGGAATGGACGCGAGGCCATCGAGACCTTGGAGAAAGTGATGCCCGAGAAGGGAGTGGATCTCGTATTGATGGATGTGATGATGCCGGAGATGGATGGCCTGACCGCGATGCGGGAGATCCGCAAGCGCCCGGAATGGAAGAAGCTCCCGATCATCTCGCTCACCGCCAAGGCCATGAAAAACGACCAGGAGCAATGCCTTGAGGCTGGTGCGAACGATTACATGGCCAAGCCGCTGGATGTGGATAAACTGCTCTCACTCGTGCGTGTGTGGATGCCGCGATGA
- a CDS encoding protein kinase, which translates to MQPTEGGDTSAPLAPGQLVGHGRYELLRMLDKGGMSSVWLAADSRLHEKVALKFLPYEIVKDMAAFREMQKETTKSRKLSHPNIVRIYDLHESPDETPFISMEYIEGENLHNLRHQQPHGIFTWEQIKPLVKQLCDALTYAHNEGLIHRDLKPANLMVDAKGRLKLADFGISMTADESRTGSKVKTITGTPGYMSPQQLSGQPAHITDDIHALGATLYELLSGRLPFSTGDINARVINATAKPLNETLWQQGLTNEVPPEASTLIMACLANDAAQRPASAKEIVERLDLKNIDEADASFTPSENTSEESDGIVTVKKNRLIPAIAVILVLVIAGVAAFALRPKPAPVAENQRTVEEPIAPPPAPPTTNSVSTNPATARMVKDMPGSLDESFNPKAALNAIVYTSARQPDGKYLVAGRFTKLGEANHNRIARFNADGSVDETFQPGLGKTDDEIHIITLQPDGKILVGGAFEVFNGQTHTHIVRLNADGSIDKSFVTQIPSFHVSAIHVLPDGKLFIAGRFTKVRPGEHIRNRLARLNPNGTVDESFNPLPGSNDDIDRIVIQKDGRILIAGTFTKIHGVSRNRIARLMPNGSLDTSFNVGTGLNSNVLALELQPDGKVLVGGRFTSFNDAPANYIVRLNPNGSRDNSFNVGTGANAFIPVIKMEGASRIWVGGNFTVFNGQAWGRLIRLKLDGSIDSDFANGGGANGQVRTLTYTASEGMFAAGSFTTFDGMPRPYLMRLHTGVLTTSKD; encoded by the coding sequence ATGCAGCCCACTGAAGGAGGAGACACCTCGGCACCACTTGCCCCCGGCCAGCTTGTAGGGCATGGCCGTTATGAATTGCTCCGCATGCTGGACAAGGGCGGCATGAGCAGTGTCTGGCTGGCAGCAGATTCCCGTCTCCATGAAAAAGTGGCCCTGAAGTTCCTCCCCTACGAGATTGTGAAGGACATGGCCGCCTTCCGGGAGATGCAGAAGGAAACGACCAAGAGCCGCAAACTTTCCCATCCGAACATCGTCCGCATCTACGACCTGCATGAATCGCCTGATGAAACTCCCTTCATCTCCATGGAGTATATCGAAGGCGAAAACCTTCACAACCTGCGTCACCAGCAGCCACACGGAATCTTCACTTGGGAACAGATCAAACCTTTGGTGAAGCAACTATGCGATGCGCTCACCTACGCCCATAACGAAGGCCTCATTCATCGTGACTTGAAGCCTGCCAACCTCATGGTGGATGCGAAAGGCCGTTTGAAATTGGCGGATTTCGGCATTTCCATGACGGCTGATGAATCCCGCACAGGCAGCAAAGTGAAAACCATCACCGGCACCCCCGGCTACATGAGCCCGCAGCAACTGAGCGGACAGCCTGCGCACATCACGGATGACATCCATGCCCTGGGAGCGACGCTTTATGAATTGCTCAGCGGACGTCTGCCTTTCTCCACCGGCGATATCAATGCACGGGTAATCAACGCCACGGCCAAGCCGCTCAATGAAACCCTCTGGCAACAAGGCCTCACGAATGAGGTACCGCCCGAAGCCAGCACGCTCATCATGGCCTGTCTGGCCAATGACGCTGCCCAGCGTCCCGCCAGCGCCAAAGAAATAGTGGAACGGCTGGACCTGAAAAACATCGATGAAGCAGACGCGTCCTTCACCCCATCTGAAAACACCTCAGAAGAATCTGACGGTATTGTAACTGTAAAAAAGAATCGGTTGATTCCTGCGATCGCCGTCATCCTCGTGCTCGTCATCGCGGGTGTCGCGGCCTTTGCCCTTCGCCCGAAACCGGCTCCTGTCGCGGAAAACCAACGAACCGTTGAGGAACCGATCGCTCCACCCCCTGCTCCACCAACTACCAACAGTGTCTCCACGAATCCAGCCACCGCCCGCATGGTCAAAGACATGCCCGGCAGCCTGGATGAATCTTTCAATCCAAAGGCGGCCCTCAATGCCATCGTTTACACTTCCGCCCGTCAGCCGGATGGAAAGTATCTCGTGGCCGGTCGTTTCACCAAATTAGGCGAGGCAAATCATAATCGCATCGCCCGCTTCAATGCCGACGGCTCAGTGGATGAAACGTTCCAACCCGGACTGGGCAAGACCGATGACGAGATCCATATCATCACCTTGCAACCGGATGGAAAGATTTTGGTCGGTGGAGCTTTCGAAGTGTTCAATGGGCAAACACACACTCATATCGTCCGGTTGAATGCCGATGGCAGCATCGATAAAAGTTTTGTCACTCAGATCCCGTCCTTTCACGTCAGCGCCATCCATGTTTTGCCGGACGGGAAGCTATTCATTGCCGGACGTTTTACCAAAGTGCGTCCCGGAGAACACATCCGCAACCGTCTCGCACGCCTCAATCCGAATGGCACTGTGGACGAAAGTTTCAATCCCCTGCCCGGCTCCAATGATGACATCGACCGGATCGTGATACAAAAGGACGGGCGCATCCTCATCGCCGGAACGTTCACCAAGATCCATGGCGTCAGTCGCAATCGCATCGCCCGCCTCATGCCCAATGGCAGCCTGGATACTTCCTTCAATGTGGGCACGGGATTGAATTCCAATGTGCTGGCTCTGGAACTGCAACCGGATGGCAAGGTGTTGGTAGGCGGCCGCTTCACCAGCTTTAACGACGCTCCGGCAAACTACATCGTCCGGCTGAACCCCAATGGCAGCCGGGATAACAGCTTCAATGTCGGCACAGGGGCCAATGCGTTCATTCCGGTCATCAAGATGGAAGGAGCCAGCCGGATCTGGGTGGGTGGAAACTTCACTGTTTTCAATGGTCAAGCTTGGGGACGGCTGATCCGGTTAAAGCTCGATGGCAGTATCGACTCCGATTTCGCCAATGGAGGCGGCGCCAATGGTCAAGTCCGCACCCTGACATATACCGCCAGTGAAGGCATGTTCGCAGCCGGAAGCTTCACCACCTTTGATGGCATGCCGCGTCCATATCTCATGCGGCTGCACACCGGCGTCCTGACCACCAGCAAAGACTGA
- a CDS encoding response regulator: MGHPLNILLAEDNADDIFFMRQAFKQTGVSSRLHSVCDGLEAKAYLLGESAFADRDAYPFPDILLLDLNMPRMNGFEVLEWLRDEPSCEGLFVYVLTASCREEDIRRVYSLHANCYVMKPNRLEELVDFVRVMHEWHRFACLARPRFQAKAVFYR, encoded by the coding sequence ATGGGACACCCGTTGAATATACTCCTGGCTGAGGACAATGCAGATGACATTTTCTTCATGCGTCAGGCTTTTAAGCAAACTGGCGTTTCCAGCCGTCTGCACAGTGTTTGTGACGGCCTGGAGGCCAAGGCGTATCTGCTGGGCGAATCGGCCTTTGCCGACCGTGACGCCTACCCTTTTCCAGACATCCTCCTGCTCGACCTGAACATGCCTCGCATGAATGGCTTCGAGGTCTTGGAATGGCTCCGGGACGAACCCAGTTGTGAAGGACTTTTTGTTTATGTCCTCACCGCTTCCTGCCGGGAAGAGGATATCCGGCGCGTTTACAGTCTTCACGCCAACTGTTACGTGATGAAACCGAACCGTTTGGAGGAATTGGTGGACTTCGTAAGAGTCATGCATGAATGGCATCGTTTCGCGTGCCTCGCCCGTCCTCGCTTCCAAGCCAAAGCAGTATTTTACAGATAA
- a CDS encoding prenyltransferase/squalene oxidase repeat-containing protein, with the protein MKPSRKPLLILTAAMSLLLPAFAFSQQIPDKTKDVSLAQEVQRAIDRGLEYLAKQQTPEGHWAPAEHPAITALAVTAIQGDPSGARTKADAAKLKLAYDFILKNAKEDGSIHANKLITYNTSLSLMALVLAKDPEYRPAIEKARNYLIAAQFDLNEKGKIDSPHDGGYSYGHVFEKADMSQTLVALQAIYYSKAIVKDGEKNNVKDLNWEAALSFIQNCQDLPKKGETAAPENNGAGGFVYSPGESKAPGITNAVTGKVTLRTYGSMTYAGVLSYIYADLKKNDPRVTSAVDWLENNYTLKENPGMGAQGLYYYYHLMAKALNTYGIDELKTKDGQTVNWRKDLALHLMNMQQSDGSWVNKENARWWEKEPTLVTAYTVIALEFVQRGL; encoded by the coding sequence ATGAAACCAAGCCGTAAGCCTTTGCTCATCCTCACAGCAGCGATGTCATTGCTGCTGCCCGCATTCGCGTTCAGCCAGCAAATCCCAGACAAGACCAAGGACGTCTCGCTCGCGCAAGAAGTCCAGCGCGCCATTGATCGCGGTCTGGAATACCTCGCCAAACAGCAAACGCCTGAAGGTCATTGGGCACCCGCTGAACATCCGGCCATTACCGCCCTCGCCGTCACCGCCATTCAAGGCGATCCCTCCGGCGCTCGCACCAAGGCCGATGCCGCCAAGCTCAAACTCGCCTACGATTTCATTCTCAAGAACGCCAAGGAAGACGGCAGCATTCATGCGAACAAGCTCATCACTTACAACACCTCCCTCTCCTTGATGGCCTTGGTGCTCGCCAAAGACCCGGAGTATCGCCCCGCCATCGAGAAGGCGCGCAATTACCTCATCGCCGCGCAATTCGACCTGAATGAAAAGGGCAAGATCGATTCTCCGCATGACGGCGGTTACAGCTACGGCCATGTGTTTGAAAAGGCGGACATGAGCCAGACCCTTGTGGCCTTGCAAGCCATCTACTACTCCAAGGCCATCGTCAAAGACGGTGAAAAAAATAATGTGAAAGACCTGAACTGGGAAGCCGCACTGAGCTTCATCCAGAACTGCCAGGACTTGCCGAAGAAAGGCGAAACGGCTGCTCCCGAGAACAATGGAGCCGGTGGATTCGTCTACAGCCCCGGCGAATCCAAGGCCCCGGGCATCACCAATGCCGTGACCGGCAAGGTGACCCTCCGCACCTATGGCAGCATGACCTACGCGGGCGTGCTCAGCTACATCTACGCCGATCTGAAAAAGAACGACCCGCGTGTGACGAGCGCTGTGGACTGGCTGGAGAACAACTACACGCTGAAAGAAAATCCGGGCATGGGCGCACAAGGGCTCTACTACTACTACCACCTCATGGCCAAGGCGCTGAACACCTATGGCATCGATGAACTCAAGACGAAGGACGGCCAGACTGTCAACTGGCGCAAAGATCTCGCCCTGCATTTAATGAACATGCAGCAATCAGATGGCTCCTGGGTGAACAAGGAAAATGCCCGTTGGTGGGAAAAAGAACCGACGCTGGTCACGGCTTATACCGTGATCGCGCTGGAGTTCGTCCAACGCGGACTGTAA